One Parageobacillus sp. KH3-4 genomic region harbors:
- the pheS gene encoding phenylalanine--tRNA ligase subunit alpha, producing MKERLQQLQQEALEKIEQARDLKALNEVRVAYLGKKGPITEVLRGMGSLSPEERPVIGALANEVRQAIQSALEAKQAKLEQEEVEKKLAAEAIDVTLPGRPVKRGNHHPLTRVIEEIEDLFIGMGYTIAEGPEVEKDYYNFEALNLPKGHPARDMQDSFYITEEILLRTHTSPVQARTMEKHQGRGPVKIICPGKVYRRDNDDATHSHQFTQIEGLVVDENIRMSDLKGTLREFARKMFGEDREIRFRPSFFPFTEPSVEVDVSCFHCGGHGCSVCKGTGWIEILGAGMVHPNVLEMAGFDSKKYTGFAFGMGPERIAMLKYGIDDIRHFYQNDIRFLQQFHRV from the coding sequence ATGAAAGAACGGTTGCAGCAGCTTCAACAAGAAGCGCTCGAAAAAATCGAACAAGCTCGTGATTTGAAAGCACTCAATGAGGTGCGCGTCGCTTATCTTGGCAAAAAAGGACCAATTACCGAAGTGCTCCGCGGCATGGGATCATTGTCGCCGGAAGAGCGCCCGGTCATCGGCGCGCTCGCCAACGAAGTGCGGCAAGCGATCCAAAGCGCGCTGGAAGCGAAGCAAGCGAAGCTCGAACAAGAAGAAGTCGAGAAAAAATTAGCGGCGGAAGCGATTGACGTCACGCTTCCAGGCCGCCCGGTCAAAAGAGGCAATCATCATCCGCTTACGCGCGTCATTGAAGAAATCGAAGACTTGTTCATCGGCATGGGCTATACGATTGCCGAAGGGCCGGAAGTGGAAAAAGACTATTACAATTTTGAAGCGTTGAACTTGCCAAAAGGCCACCCGGCGCGCGATATGCAAGATTCATTCTACATTACCGAAGAAATTTTGCTTCGCACCCATACGTCACCGGTGCAAGCGCGCACGATGGAAAAACATCAAGGGCGCGGGCCGGTGAAAATCATCTGCCCGGGAAAAGTGTACCGCCGCGACAACGATGATGCGACGCACTCGCATCAATTTACGCAAATTGAAGGGCTTGTCGTCGATGAAAACATCCGCATGAGCGATTTAAAAGGAACGCTTCGCGAGTTTGCCCGCAAAATGTTTGGCGAAGACCGCGAAATCCGCTTCCGCCCAAGCTTTTTCCCGTTCACCGAGCCGTCGGTCGAAGTCGATGTATCCTGCTTCCATTGCGGGGGGCATGGCTGCAGCGTCTGCAAAGGGACAGGGTGGATTGAAATTTTAGGTGCCGGCATGGTTCATCCAAACGTGTTAGAAATGGCCGGATTTGATTCGAAAAAATATACCGGTTTCGCGTTTGGCATGGGTCCGGAGCGCATTGCGATGCTCAAATACGGCATTGATGACATCCGTCATTTCTATCAAAATGACATTCGCTTCTTACAGCAATTCCATCGCGTGTAA
- a CDS encoding ABC transporter ATP-binding protein has translation MIQFEHVTKKFGGVTALKDVSLNLEKGKIIGVLGANGSGKSTFLKLIAGLVSPTAGNVLVDGEKVTRKISRKVVYLSELDVYYDSFTVQDMLEFYASQFSDFRTEKARDILAFMQMDPSKKLKQLSKGGRGRAKIAFTLAREAPILLMDEPLSGLDPMVRESIVKGLVSFIDLERQMIVMTTHEIDEVEPLLDEAVFLRDGTVVERVHVDELRETNRDSVVSRLKKIYKGEERP, from the coding sequence ATGATTCAATTTGAGCACGTCACAAAAAAGTTTGGCGGCGTTACGGCGCTAAAGGATGTTTCGCTAAACTTGGAAAAAGGGAAAATCATCGGTGTCCTTGGCGCAAATGGCAGCGGCAAATCGACGTTCTTAAAGTTGATCGCTGGATTAGTTTCTCCAACAGCAGGAAACGTGCTTGTTGACGGTGAAAAAGTAACGAGGAAAATCAGCCGCAAAGTCGTGTATTTATCGGAACTGGACGTTTATTACGATAGTTTTACGGTTCAAGATATGCTCGAGTTTTACGCTTCGCAATTTAGCGATTTTCGAACAGAAAAAGCGCGTGACATATTAGCGTTTATGCAAATGGACCCGTCCAAAAAATTAAAGCAACTGTCCAAAGGCGGACGGGGGCGTGCGAAAATCGCCTTTACGCTAGCGCGGGAAGCGCCGATTTTATTGATGGATGAACCGCTGTCCGGACTCGATCCGATGGTGCGTGAATCGATCGTCAAAGGACTTGTTTCATTTATTGATCTAGAACGGCAGATGATTGTGATGACAACGCATGAAATCGATGAAGTTGAACCGCTGCTCGATGAAGCCGTTTTTCTCCGCGATGGAACGGTGGTGGAACGCGTTCATGTCGATGAATTAAGAGAAACAAACCGCGATAGTGTAGTAAGCCGGCTGAAAAAAATTTATAAGGGAGAGGAACGACCATGA
- a CDS encoding GntR family transcriptional regulator: MVEEFDTTKPIYIQIMEMINKKIVRNEWKAGEKLPSVREMAVKTGVNPNTIQRTYSELERMGIVETRRGQGTFVTENVEVIERLRERLKQDIVDDFIRNMTELGFTLDDMIATLKNYKGGEQ, translated from the coding sequence GTGGTTGAGGAGTTTGATACAACGAAACCGATTTATATACAAATAATGGAAATGATCAATAAAAAAATTGTCCGAAACGAATGGAAGGCGGGGGAGAAGTTGCCGTCTGTCCGCGAGATGGCAGTGAAAACAGGAGTGAACCCGAATACGATACAGCGCACATATAGCGAACTGGAGAGGATGGGGATTGTGGAAACACGGCGCGGTCAAGGAACGTTTGTCACGGAAAATGTAGAAGTTATCGAACGATTGCGTGAAAGGTTGAAGCAGGACATTGTCGATGACTTTATCCGAAACATGACGGAGCTTGGGTTCACGCTGGACGATATGATCGCCACATTGAAAAACTATAAAGGGGGAGAGCAATGA
- the pheT gene encoding phenylalanine--tRNA ligase subunit beta: MFVSYKWLKEYVDLTGITAKELADRITKSGIEVESVEVLNKGAKGVVVGHVLECEPHPNADKLRKCLVDIGEGEPVQIICGAPNVAKGQKVAVAKVGAVLPGGLKIKRAKLRGEESNGMICSLQELGIESKLVPKEYADGIFVFPSDAPVGADALELLNLDDEVLELGLTPNRADCLSMIGVAYEVAAILGRSVKLPVIELQENGENVHDYISVRVDASEDNPLYAGRIVKNVKIGPSPLWMQTRLMAAGIRPHNNVVDITNYILLEYGQPLHAFDYDRLGSKAIVVRRAKAGETIVTLDDTKRTLTEDHLVITNGTEPVALAGVMGGANSEVRDDTTTVFIESAYFTSPAIRKASKDHGLRSEASTRFEKGIDPARTKEALDRAAALMAEYAGGEVVGGIVEVNTLKEQEVTVTITLDRINRVLGTAITKDEVATILTNLQFAFTEDNGTFTITVPSRRRDISIEEDIIEEVARLYGYDRLPATLPVAETKPGKLTPYQAKRRKVRRYLEDVGLFQAITYSLTSAEKATMFALETAEPIRLALPMSEERSVLRQSLLPHLLEVASYNRARQVENVAVYETGAVYLTSGENALPSEKERLAGVVTGVWHAHLWQGEKKAVDFYVVKGILDGLFELLGLTNRIEYKQAKREHMHPGRTADILLDGKTIGFVGQLHPVVQKEYDLKETYVFELALADLLNTEIEDIRYAPIPRFPSITRDIALVVDENVVAGELQKAIIEAGGSLLKEVAIFDVYKGDRLPDGKKSIAFSLRYYDPERTLTDEEVTAVHEKVIQAVEQQFGATLRG; the protein is encoded by the coding sequence ATGTTTGTTTCCTATAAATGGCTGAAAGAATACGTAGACCTTACGGGAATCACCGCAAAAGAACTAGCCGACCGCATTACCAAAAGCGGCATCGAAGTTGAAAGTGTGGAAGTATTAAATAAAGGGGCAAAAGGCGTTGTCGTCGGGCATGTGCTTGAATGCGAACCGCATCCGAACGCTGATAAATTAAGAAAATGCCTTGTCGATATCGGCGAAGGCGAGCCAGTGCAAATTATTTGCGGCGCCCCGAATGTTGCCAAAGGGCAGAAAGTAGCGGTGGCGAAAGTCGGCGCCGTCCTGCCAGGCGGCTTGAAAATTAAACGGGCGAAATTGCGTGGCGAAGAATCAAACGGCATGATTTGTTCCTTGCAAGAGCTCGGCATTGAATCGAAATTAGTGCCGAAAGAATACGCCGATGGCATTTTCGTATTTCCAAGCGACGCTCCGGTTGGCGCCGATGCGCTGGAATTATTAAATTTAGACGATGAAGTATTAGAGCTTGGACTTACGCCAAACCGCGCCGACTGCCTCAGCATGATCGGCGTCGCCTACGAAGTGGCGGCGATTTTAGGACGAAGCGTAAAGCTGCCGGTCATCGAGCTTCAAGAAAATGGCGAAAACGTTCATGATTATATTTCTGTGCGCGTCGACGCATCGGAAGACAATCCGTTATATGCGGGTCGCATTGTGAAAAACGTGAAAATCGGTCCGTCGCCGCTTTGGATGCAAACACGCTTGATGGCGGCAGGGATCCGTCCGCATAACAACGTCGTCGACATTACAAACTACATTTTGCTTGAGTACGGCCAGCCGCTTCACGCGTTTGACTATGACCGGCTTGGCTCAAAAGCAATCGTCGTGCGCCGCGCAAAAGCAGGCGAAACAATTGTCACATTGGATGATACGAAGCGCACGTTAACGGAAGACCATCTTGTCATTACGAATGGAACGGAACCGGTCGCTTTAGCTGGTGTGATGGGCGGCGCAAATTCCGAAGTGCGTGACGACACCACAACGGTGTTTATCGAATCCGCTTATTTCACAAGCCCTGCCATCCGCAAAGCGTCGAAAGACCATGGATTGCGCAGTGAAGCAAGCACACGCTTTGAAAAAGGCATTGACCCGGCGCGGACAAAAGAAGCGTTAGACCGCGCGGCCGCGCTAATGGCTGAGTACGCTGGCGGCGAAGTCGTTGGCGGCATTGTCGAAGTCAATACGTTAAAAGAACAAGAAGTGACGGTCACCATTACGTTGGACCGCATCAACCGCGTGCTCGGCACGGCGATTACGAAAGACGAAGTTGCCACGATTTTAACGAACTTGCAATTTGCATTTACTGAAGATAACGGAACGTTTACGATTACGGTTCCATCACGCCGCCGCGATATTTCGATTGAAGAAGATATTATCGAAGAAGTAGCGAGATTATATGGCTATGACCGCTTGCCGGCGACATTGCCAGTCGCGGAAACGAAGCCGGGCAAACTGACTCCATATCAAGCAAAACGCCGGAAAGTGCGCCGCTATTTAGAAGATGTCGGTCTTTTCCAAGCGATTACGTATTCTCTGACAAGCGCGGAAAAGGCGACGATGTTCGCGTTAGAAACAGCGGAACCGATCCGCCTGGCGCTTCCGATGAGCGAAGAACGCAGCGTCCTTCGCCAAAGCTTGCTGCCGCATTTATTAGAAGTAGCGAGCTACAATCGCGCGCGTCAAGTCGAAAATGTTGCCGTCTATGAAACAGGCGCGGTGTATCTCACAAGCGGCGAAAACGCGCTGCCAAGCGAAAAAGAACGTCTCGCCGGAGTCGTAACAGGCGTATGGCACGCCCACTTATGGCAAGGCGAGAAAAAAGCGGTCGATTTCTATGTCGTGAAAGGGATTTTAGACGGATTATTCGAATTGCTTGGTTTAACGAACCGTATCGAATATAAGCAGGCGAAACGCGAACATATGCATCCGGGACGCACCGCTGATATTTTGCTGGATGGCAAGACGATCGGCTTTGTCGGCCAGCTCCATCCGGTTGTGCAAAAAGAGTACGATTTAAAAGAAACGTACGTATTTGAACTTGCCTTGGCTGACTTGTTAAATACGGAAATAGAGGATATTCGCTACGCGCCGATTCCGCGTTTTCCATCGATTACGCGCGATATCGCGCTTGTCGTTGATGAAAACGTCGTTGCCGGCGAACTGCAAAAAGCGATTATCGAAGCGGGCGGCAGCTTGCTGAAAGAGGTGGCGATTTTCGACGTATACAAAGGCGACCGCCTTCCAGACGGCAAAAAATCGATCGCCTTCTCGCTCCGTTATTATGATCCGGAACGTACATTAACAGACGAAGAAGTAACGGCCGTTCACGAAAAAGTGATCCAAGCGGTAGAACAGCAATTCGGCGCGACATTGCGTGGATAA
- a CDS encoding NUDIX domain-containing protein, protein MEEARIFGDRLEHVHYIVRQGAYAVIINDGMVAVVKTPTGYFLPGGGLEGTETLESCLKREVFEETGYNIRILQFIGRAQKYFYSTTFHDYMAWLAMDFST, encoded by the coding sequence ATGGAAGAAGCGCGGATATTTGGCGATCGCCTCGAACATGTACATTACATCGTCAGGCAAGGCGCCTATGCAGTGATCATCAACGATGGCATGGTCGCTGTCGTGAAAACGCCAACCGGATATTTTTTGCCCGGCGGTGGATTAGAAGGGACAGAAACATTGGAAAGCTGTCTCAAACGTGAAGTTTTTGAAGAAACGGGGTATAACATCCGTATTCTTCAATTTATCGGACGGGCGCAAAAGTATTTCTACTCAACGACTTTTCATGACTATATGGCATGGCTAGCGATGGATTTTTCTACATAG
- a CDS encoding ABC transporter ATP-binding protein produces the protein MNPLLQLKNVRKDIGKKTIIHDLSLEVFAGEVFGFLGPNGAGKTTTIRMIVGLMGITSGEVLINGISIQKDFEKAIQHVGAIVENPEMYKFLTGYQNLLHYARMTKGVTKERIDEVVQLVGLAKRIHDKVKTYSLGMRQRLGLAQALLHRPSLLILDEPTNGLDPAGIREIRDYLRKLAKEEGLGIIVSSHLLAEMEMMCDRFAIIQHGRLVGIESVQELSKQAQKVLLTVEPVEQALTVIKNTYPHMNAVPAKQGIEVSLDYEEIPNLNAALVSEHIKVYGIQVLTKSLEERFLEMTGGNEIV, from the coding sequence ATGAATCCGCTTTTGCAATTGAAAAATGTCAGGAAAGATATCGGCAAGAAAACGATTATCCACGATTTGTCGCTTGAAGTATTTGCGGGGGAAGTGTTTGGTTTTCTTGGGCCGAACGGCGCCGGGAAAACGACGACAATCCGCATGATCGTAGGACTGATGGGAATTACTAGCGGCGAAGTGCTGATTAATGGAATCAGCATTCAAAAAGATTTTGAAAAAGCGATTCAACATGTCGGTGCCATTGTTGAAAATCCGGAAATGTATAAGTTTTTGACTGGATATCAAAATTTGCTTCATTACGCGCGCATGACAAAAGGAGTCACTAAAGAACGCATCGACGAAGTTGTCCAATTAGTCGGCTTGGCAAAACGAATCCATGACAAAGTGAAAACGTACTCGCTTGGCATGCGGCAGCGACTGGGACTGGCACAGGCATTGCTTCATCGGCCTTCCTTGCTTATTTTGGATGAACCGACAAATGGGCTTGATCCTGCCGGCATCCGAGAAATCCGCGACTATTTGCGCAAGCTGGCGAAAGAAGAAGGACTTGGGATCATCGTTTCGAGCCATCTTCTCGCGGAAATGGAAATGATGTGCGATCGGTTTGCGATTATTCAACATGGGAGATTAGTAGGAATTGAATCGGTTCAAGAACTGTCCAAACAAGCGCAAAAAGTGCTGCTTACTGTAGAACCGGTGGAGCAAGCGTTAACTGTGATCAAAAATACTTATCCTCATATGAACGCTGTGCCGGCGAAGCAAGGAATTGAAGTTTCGCTTGATTACGAGGAAATACCAAACTTAAATGCTGCGCTAGTATCCGAACACATTAAAGTATATGGAATTCAAGTTCTGACGAAATCGCTGGAGGAAAGATTTTTAGAAATGACAGGAGGAAACGAAATTGTCTAG
- a CDS encoding ABC transporter permease: MSSILSLIQNENMKIYRRFGTWFMIGLLALSTLAGALIIKATHKEPANWKAEVASEIKRMEAELSEEKLPKMYKNYLQQQLAINEYRLEHNIKPVASNTFWGYLVDSADIIALITLFTIIVAAGSVASEFSWGTIKLLLIRPASRTKILLSKYIAALLFALFMLLLLFIFSAVIGAAAFGIENISEPYLAYQNGAVVERSMLFHVMQVYALNCADLVMMATFAFMISAVFRNHSLAIGLATFALFVGPQVTALLAMKFDWAKYLLFANTDLTQYIDGTPLVEGMTMPFSIMMLLVYFVIFNGITWLIFRKRDIAA, from the coding sequence TTGTCTAGCATTCTTTCGCTAATTCAAAATGAAAATATGAAAATTTACCGCAGGTTTGGCACATGGTTTATGATCGGGCTCCTTGCTTTGTCGACGCTGGCGGGAGCGCTGATTATCAAAGCGACGCATAAAGAGCCGGCGAACTGGAAGGCGGAGGTCGCTTCGGAAATAAAAAGAATGGAAGCGGAGCTTTCTGAGGAAAAGCTGCCGAAAATGTATAAAAATTACCTCCAACAACAGCTGGCAATCAATGAGTACCGCCTAGAACACAATATAAAACCAGTAGCGTCCAATACGTTCTGGGGATATTTAGTGGACTCGGCAGACATTATTGCGTTGATTACGCTGTTTACGATTATTGTGGCAGCAGGAAGTGTAGCGAGCGAATTTTCGTGGGGAACGATCAAGCTGCTGCTCATTCGTCCCGCCAGCCGCACGAAAATTTTGCTTTCCAAATACATCGCCGCTCTGTTATTTGCGCTTTTCATGCTGTTATTGTTGTTTATTTTCTCGGCTGTCATCGGCGCAGCCGCTTTTGGAATCGAAAACATCAGCGAACCATATTTGGCGTACCAAAACGGCGCAGTCGTTGAGAGAAGCATGCTTTTCCATGTTATGCAAGTATATGCGCTAAATTGTGCTGATCTTGTCATGATGGCGACCTTTGCGTTTATGATATCGGCGGTGTTTCGCAATCATTCGCTCGCGATTGGGCTGGCGACGTTTGCATTGTTTGTAGGGCCGCAAGTTACAGCGCTTCTTGCCATGAAATTTGACTGGGCAAAATATTTATTATTTGCCAATACGGATTTAACGCAATATATTGATGGGACGCCGCTTGTCGAAGGAATGACGATGCCATTTTCCATCATGATGCTGCTTGTTTATTTTGTTATATTCAATGGAATTACCTGGTTGATTTTTCGGAAACGGGATATTGCGGCGTAA